One stretch of Streptomyces sp. A2-16 DNA includes these proteins:
- a CDS encoding DUF4157 domain-containing protein, giving the protein MFQQGASKRSATGPMRAREPRTEKTGSAGGGSLWQELAIGSNASQAMDRAGSAWPLHVQPKLTMSTPDDPLEQEADRSAERAASTEIRSAVQPVSVLSRAAVPGVRTKPTTQLDSRIASTSGGRPLPGKLRRDMEAAFDVDLSAVRLHDTQQERTDVESIGARAFTHKHHIWLGREVRDDDRDLMAHELTHVIQQGTTARRPKRSESQARPDVTADSRAPNIQGAWYNVSIPFTEYEFDPSWSGVKTAVGLVKDVAVDVGHGIGTAAEKALDVGKVLWQVTKVLYNGAVHALIMLIEAPGKALEYIKEFVAGLVAKAPGKLQEVLAEHLAPRLGSPADTPAGAVASIQNKEEPTTATEPVPETRWQAVMRHLGVRVRYLKDNWWQVIKDAALEILVPGVALYRHFPTMIEELSEAYRNLMAGEYSSSFDHLLATARAAMAIVSSFMAQVSIAAFIIGSIIGTPIVGVAALETIGLVVITADASIQLLSLGQSIDNLDRPRSPEQHETDYGLIADSSIALAILLTLLALGAITSAAVEALLRRFPGITATFESARTRIRARLGRGAKVPESPKPSELRAVEATIQRVPAASEYPVRASLTTEQQLAFDRWIAERIKEGLADGRSLGDIRAHNDAALAGKDPAAVARMLKQRQIPWVQEQEAQARRANTLREGNPLDPKRANGPVDRGGDVSIRWDKTEPSEIAQAQRLAERTGEHVELFGDNYEGIDGTIGKPPRPLQLKADPAADANPAEMAQKALKNAKGAPYTRVEVSIEAPAVTRAQARKAFSRVNPKTITDGTSVSRVRVWCKDGVYEPTSFTPVPIPPHLDDPDGQSP; this is encoded by the coding sequence GTGTTCCAGCAGGGCGCCAGTAAGCGCAGCGCCACGGGGCCGATGCGAGCGCGGGAACCGCGAACAGAGAAAACCGGTTCCGCCGGCGGTGGTTCGCTATGGCAGGAGCTGGCCATTGGGTCCAACGCATCGCAGGCGATGGATCGTGCTGGTTCGGCGTGGCCACTGCATGTGCAACCCAAACTGACGATGAGCACGCCCGACGACCCGTTGGAGCAAGAGGCGGACCGATCCGCGGAACGGGCCGCCAGCACGGAGATCCGGTCAGCAGTCCAGCCGGTATCGGTCTTGTCGCGCGCCGCTGTTCCGGGCGTCAGGACGAAGCCGACTACCCAACTGGATTCCCGTATCGCCTCAACAAGTGGAGGCCGCCCCCTGCCGGGCAAATTACGCCGCGACATGGAGGCTGCGTTCGACGTGGACTTGTCCGCCGTCCGGCTGCATGACACCCAGCAAGAGCGCACCGACGTCGAAAGCATCGGGGCCCGCGCCTTCACCCACAAGCACCACATCTGGCTGGGGCGTGAGGTGAGGGATGACGACCGAGATCTGATGGCTCATGAACTCACACATGTCATCCAGCAGGGCACCACCGCGCGGCGCCCCAAGCGCAGCGAGTCGCAGGCTCGGCCCGATGTCACTGCCGACAGCCGCGCACCCAATATTCAGGGGGCCTGGTACAACGTCAGCATCCCGTTCACGGAGTACGAGTTCGACCCCTCCTGGAGCGGTGTCAAGACAGCCGTCGGACTGGTGAAAGATGTCGCCGTCGACGTCGGGCATGGGATCGGTACCGCGGCCGAAAAAGCCTTGGACGTCGGAAAGGTGCTATGGCAGGTCACCAAGGTGCTCTACAACGGTGCTGTTCATGCCTTGATCATGCTCATCGAAGCACCCGGCAAAGCTCTGGAGTACATCAAGGAATTCGTCGCTGGTCTCGTCGCGAAGGCTCCCGGCAAGTTGCAGGAGGTGCTCGCCGAGCACCTAGCACCGCGCCTCGGCAGTCCAGCGGACACCCCGGCTGGTGCCGTGGCAAGCATCCAGAACAAGGAGGAGCCGACGACGGCGACCGAGCCCGTTCCTGAGACGAGATGGCAGGCCGTGATGCGGCACCTGGGGGTCCGTGTCAGGTATCTGAAGGACAACTGGTGGCAGGTGATCAAGGACGCCGCGCTGGAGATCCTGGTTCCCGGAGTCGCGCTCTACCGCCACTTCCCAACAATGATCGAAGAATTAAGTGAGGCATACCGCAATCTGATGGCTGGCGAGTACAGCTCGAGCTTCGACCACCTGCTGGCCACTGCCCGCGCCGCGATGGCCATCGTCAGCTCGTTCATGGCCCAGGTTTCGATCGCAGCCTTCATCATCGGTTCGATCATCGGGACGCCGATTGTTGGCGTGGCCGCCCTGGAGACCATCGGGTTGGTCGTGATCACGGCGGACGCATCGATCCAGCTCCTCTCCTTGGGGCAGTCGATCGATAACCTTGATCGGCCGCGGAGTCCTGAGCAACACGAGACCGACTACGGACTGATCGCCGACTCGAGCATCGCCCTCGCGATTCTCCTCACTCTGCTCGCTCTCGGTGCAATCACGAGTGCGGCAGTGGAGGCCTTGCTGCGGCGCTTCCCAGGCATCACTGCCACCTTCGAGTCGGCGCGCACGCGCATCCGAGCTCGCCTCGGTCGCGGTGCCAAGGTCCCCGAGTCGCCGAAGCCGTCCGAACTGCGGGCCGTCGAGGCAACCATCCAGCGCGTGCCCGCCGCGTCGGAATATCCCGTGCGCGCCAGCTTGACGACCGAACAGCAACTGGCGTTCGACCGCTGGATCGCCGAGCGGATCAAGGAGGGCCTCGCCGACGGCAGATCGCTCGGCGACATCCGCGCCCATAACGATGCCGCGCTGGCTGGCAAGGATCCGGCCGCTGTGGCGCGGATGCTTAAGCAGCGGCAGATTCCTTGGGTCCAGGAACAGGAAGCGCAAGCGCGCCGGGCCAACACCCTACGTGAGGGAAACCCTCTCGATCCGAAAAGGGCGAACGGGCCCGTCGATCGGGGTGGTGACGTTTCCATCCGTTGGGATAAAACGGAGCCCTCAGAAATCGCCCAAGCACAGCGCCTCGCCGAAAGGACCGGCGAGCACGTCGAGTTGTTCGGGGACAATTACGAAGGCATAGACGGAACCATCGGAAAGCCGCCGCGGCCCCTCCAGCTCAAGGCGGACCCTGCGGCTGACGCAAACCCCGCAGAGATGGCACAGAAGGCGCTAAAGAATGCCAAGGGCGCTCCCTACACGCGGGTCGAAGTCAGCATCGAGGCCCCTGCTGTCACCCGAGCCCAGGCACGAAAAGCATTTTCCAGAGTGAATCCCAAAACCATCACTGATGGCACTTCCGTAAGCCGTGTCCGGGTCTGGTGCAAGGACGGCGTCTACGAGCCCACCTCATTCACACCGGTGCCGATTCCGCCACATCTGGACGATCCCGATGGCCAGTCCCCGTAG
- a CDS encoding class I SAM-dependent methyltransferase translates to MNAETPDFIRATRTAYDTIAEPYTEQFSDWAGIPTLDRAQITGFAELVKEQGKGPVADIGSGPGHVTAALHELGVPVFGVDVSPKMVELARRAHPELRFHVGSMTTLDLPSETLGGITALYSIIHVPDDHLPQAFAEFHRVLTPGAHALIGFQYEPGGTHMHLDERFGHRISLDYWLRTPESVAEPLTEAGLQVIVRVLREPLDDEKLSRAYLVARKPV, encoded by the coding sequence GTGAACGCCGAGACCCCCGACTTCATACGGGCCACCCGCACCGCGTACGACACGATCGCCGAGCCCTACACCGAGCAGTTCTCCGACTGGGCCGGCATCCCCACGCTGGACAGAGCCCAGATCACCGGCTTCGCGGAGCTGGTGAAGGAGCAGGGCAAGGGCCCGGTGGCCGACATCGGCAGCGGCCCGGGACACGTGACCGCGGCGCTCCACGAGCTCGGCGTCCCGGTCTTCGGCGTGGACGTCTCCCCGAAGATGGTCGAACTGGCCCGCAGGGCCCACCCGGAGCTCCGCTTCCACGTGGGTTCGATGACGACCCTGGACCTGCCGTCCGAAACGCTGGGCGGAATCACGGCCCTCTACTCGATCATCCACGTCCCGGACGACCACCTCCCGCAAGCCTTCGCGGAGTTCCACCGAGTCCTCACCCCCGGCGCCCACGCCCTGATCGGCTTCCAGTACGAGCCGGGCGGCACCCACATGCACCTGGACGAACGCTTCGGCCACCGGATCTCCCTGGACTACTGGTTGCGCACACCGGAGTCCGTCGCCGAGCCCCTCACCGAGGCGGGCCTCCAGGTGATCGTCCGAGTACTACGAGAGCCCCTGGACGACGAAAAACTGTCCCGCGCCTATCTCGTGGCGAGGAAACCCGTATAG
- a CDS encoding DUF397 domain-containing protein, translating into MSTPDIWQKSSYSGGGEGNVCVEITHRTTHVAVRDSKTPTWATLTFPAGAFTAFLEALKSPHPTPR; encoded by the coding sequence ATGTCCACCCCTGACATCTGGCAGAAGTCGAGCTACTCCGGAGGCGGCGAAGGGAACGTCTGCGTGGAGATCACACACCGAACCACCCACGTAGCCGTCCGCGACTCCAAGACCCCGACCTGGGCCACCCTCACCTTCCCGGCCGGAGCCTTCACCGCCTTCCTGGAAGCGCTGAAGTCCCCACACCCCACCCCCCGATGA
- a CDS encoding M20 family metallopeptidase: MSLESEVDLPGEAVLPGMLSDALHAELVHFRRDLHMHPELGNQEFRTTAAIKERLERAGLKPRVLGVGTGLVCDIGEWDGQKPMLALRADIDGLPIPDTKTECSYRSTVPDRAHACGHDVHTAVVLGAGLVLAELDKQGLLPRPVRLLFQPAEEVLPGGAADAIDCGVLEGVGKILAVHCDPRVDAGKIGLRTGAITSACDRLEIALDGPGGHTARPHLTTDLVTAAARVVTDVPAIVGRRVDTRAGLAVTWGRIESGHAPNVIPQHAELSGTVRCLDLDTWRQAPDVVVAAIDEVANLHGAKSEINYVRGVPPVVNDAEVTALIRAAMTARRGVDSIESTEQSLGGEDFSWYLQHVPGAMARLGVRTPGERTVRDLHQGDFDADESAITVGVEMFTAAALIDAAK; the protein is encoded by the coding sequence ATGTCACTGGAGTCCGAGGTCGATCTGCCCGGGGAAGCCGTGCTCCCCGGGATGCTGAGTGACGCGCTGCATGCCGAACTCGTCCACTTCCGACGCGACTTGCACATGCACCCGGAACTCGGCAACCAGGAGTTCCGCACCACCGCGGCGATCAAGGAGCGGCTGGAGCGGGCCGGGCTGAAGCCGCGGGTGCTCGGCGTCGGGACCGGGCTCGTATGTGACATCGGCGAGTGGGACGGGCAGAAGCCCATGCTCGCCCTGCGTGCCGACATCGACGGCCTCCCCATCCCGGACACGAAGACCGAGTGCTCGTACCGGTCGACCGTGCCCGATCGGGCGCATGCGTGCGGGCACGACGTGCATACGGCCGTGGTGCTGGGCGCCGGGCTCGTCCTCGCCGAGCTCGACAAGCAGGGGCTGCTTCCGCGGCCCGTACGGCTGCTCTTCCAGCCTGCCGAGGAAGTGCTGCCCGGCGGGGCCGCCGACGCCATCGACTGCGGGGTGCTGGAAGGCGTCGGGAAGATCCTCGCCGTGCACTGCGACCCGCGGGTCGACGCCGGCAAGATCGGGCTGCGGACCGGGGCGATCACTTCGGCGTGCGATCGCCTGGAGATCGCCCTCGACGGGCCCGGTGGGCACACCGCCCGGCCGCACCTCACCACCGACCTCGTCACCGCCGCCGCCCGCGTCGTCACCGACGTGCCCGCCATCGTCGGCCGGCGCGTCGACACCCGGGCCGGGCTCGCCGTGACCTGGGGGCGGATCGAGTCGGGGCACGCGCCCAACGTCATCCCGCAGCACGCCGAGCTCTCCGGGACCGTGCGCTGCCTGGACCTCGACACCTGGCGTCAGGCCCCGGACGTCGTCGTGGCCGCGATCGACGAGGTCGCCAATCTGCACGGGGCCAAGTCCGAGATCAACTACGTGCGGGGCGTGCCGCCCGTCGTCAACGACGCCGAGGTGACCGCGTTGATCCGTGCGGCCATGACGGCTCGGCGCGGAGTCGACTCCATCGAGAGCACCGAGCAGAGCCTCGGCGGCGAGGACTTCTCCTGGTACCTGCAGCACGTCCCCGGTGCCATGGCCCGCCTCGGGGTGCGGACTCCGGGTGAGCGCACCGTGCGCGACCTCCACCAGGGCGACTTCGACGCCGACGAGTCCGCGATCACCGTAGGCGTGGAGATGTTCACGGCCGCCGCACTGATCGACGCCGCGAAGTGA
- a CDS encoding BMP family ABC transporter substrate-binding protein, with the protein MRRVAKLSAACIATAALALTATACGSTSSEDDSSSSASAGSSKGGIKIGLAYDVGGRGDRSFNDSAARGADKAQKEFGGSLKELTAKSSDTEADREQRLTDLADAGYNPIVAVGFSYATSVDKVAAKYPKVSFGLIDAVAKAKNVDSITFTEEQGSYLAGVAAALKTKKDHVGFIGGVDTPLIKKFEAGYAQGVKDTNPKVKVDVQYLTHGSDFSGFADPAKGKEAASGMLDNGADVIYAAAGSSGNGSIEAVSGVKGAWAIGVDSDQYNIPGLAKFKNSILTSMVKNVDVGVYDFVKSVHEGKPLTGNQLYSLAKGGVGLSTSGGFIDDIQPKLDEAKKKIVDGTITVKTS; encoded by the coding sequence GTGCGCCGGGTAGCCAAGCTTTCCGCTGCGTGTATCGCCACCGCAGCTCTCGCACTGACTGCCACCGCTTGTGGCAGCACCTCCTCCGAGGACGACAGCTCTTCGTCCGCCTCCGCGGGCAGCAGCAAGGGCGGCATCAAGATCGGTCTCGCCTACGACGTCGGCGGCCGCGGTGACCGCTCCTTCAACGACTCCGCCGCGCGCGGTGCCGACAAGGCCCAGAAGGAGTTCGGCGGCTCCCTCAAGGAGCTGACCGCCAAGAGCTCCGACACCGAGGCCGACCGCGAGCAGCGCCTGACCGACCTCGCCGACGCGGGCTACAACCCGATCGTCGCCGTCGGCTTCTCCTACGCCACCTCGGTCGACAAGGTCGCCGCCAAGTACCCGAAGGTCAGCTTCGGCCTCATCGACGCGGTCGCGAAGGCCAAGAACGTCGACAGCATCACGTTCACCGAGGAGCAGGGTTCCTACCTGGCCGGTGTCGCCGCGGCGCTGAAGACCAAGAAGGACCACGTCGGCTTCATCGGCGGCGTGGACACCCCGCTGATCAAGAAGTTCGAGGCGGGCTACGCCCAGGGCGTCAAGGACACCAACCCCAAGGTCAAGGTCGACGTCCAGTACCTGACCCATGGCTCGGACTTCTCCGGCTTCGCCGACCCCGCCAAGGGCAAGGAGGCCGCGTCCGGCATGCTCGACAACGGCGCCGACGTGATCTACGCCGCGGCCGGCTCCTCCGGCAACGGCTCGATCGAGGCCGTCTCCGGCGTCAAGGGTGCCTGGGCCATCGGCGTGGACTCGGACCAGTACAACATCCCGGGTCTGGCCAAGTTCAAGAACTCGATCCTGACCTCGATGGTCAAGAACGTCGACGTCGGCGTCTACGACTTCGTCAAGTCCGTCCACGAGGGCAAGCCGCTGACCGGCAACCAGCTCTACTCGCTCGCCAAGGGCGGTGTCGGCCTGTCCACCAGCGGTGGCTTCATCGACGACATCCAGCCCAAGCTGGACGAGGCGAAGAAGAAGATCGTCGACGGCACCATCACGGTCAAGACCAGCTGA
- a CDS encoding ABC transporter ATP-binding protein, translated as MRGITKRFPGVVANKDIDITVRTGTVHALCGENGAGKSTLMKILYGMQQPDEGTITVNGETVTFHTPADAIGRGIGMVHQHFMLADNLTVLENVVLGAEKLYGIGAKARAKIREISDAYSLNVRPDVLLEELGVADRQRVEILKVLYRGAKTLILDEPTAVLVPQEVDALFDNLRDLKAEGLTVIFISHKLGEVLSVADEITVIRRGTTVGTVEPAGTTSKQLAELMVGSELPTPETEESTVTDVALLKLDGLRLAQTDLDGVERIILDDISFTIHKGEVLGIAGVEGNGQSELVEAIMGIRTPDSGTITLDDTDISHAPTRRRREAGVGYIPEDRHRHGLLLEAPLWENRILGHVTERPNSRGQLLDIKASRTDTERIIQAYDVRTPGIDVTAGSLSGGNQQKLIVGREMSHSPKLLIAAHPTRGVDVGAQAAIWDHIREARREGLAVLLISADLDELIGLSDTLRVMYRGRLVADADPATITPEELGSAMTGAVTGHLEHAEGSTGDSAAVSAEDDEDDAR; from the coding sequence CTGCGCGGCATCACCAAGCGATTCCCCGGCGTCGTCGCCAACAAGGACATCGACATCACCGTCCGCACGGGCACCGTGCACGCCCTGTGCGGTGAGAACGGTGCCGGCAAGTCCACCCTGATGAAGATCCTCTACGGCATGCAGCAGCCGGACGAGGGCACCATCACGGTCAACGGCGAGACGGTCACCTTCCACACTCCCGCCGACGCCATCGGCCGCGGCATCGGCATGGTGCACCAGCACTTCATGCTGGCCGACAACCTCACCGTCCTGGAGAACGTCGTCCTGGGCGCGGAGAAGCTGTACGGCATCGGCGCCAAGGCCCGCGCGAAGATCAGGGAGATCTCCGACGCGTACAGCCTGAACGTCCGCCCCGACGTCCTCCTCGAGGAGCTCGGCGTCGCCGACCGCCAGCGCGTGGAGATCCTCAAGGTCCTCTACCGCGGCGCCAAGACCCTCATCCTCGACGAGCCCACGGCCGTCCTCGTGCCGCAGGAGGTCGACGCCCTCTTCGACAACCTGCGCGACCTCAAGGCCGAGGGCCTCACCGTCATCTTCATCTCGCACAAGCTCGGCGAAGTCCTGTCGGTGGCCGACGAGATCACCGTCATCCGCCGCGGTACCACCGTCGGCACCGTCGAGCCCGCCGGCACCACCTCCAAGCAGCTCGCCGAGCTGATGGTCGGCAGTGAACTGCCCACCCCGGAGACCGAGGAGTCCACGGTCACCGACGTGGCGCTGCTCAAGCTGGACGGCCTGCGCCTGGCCCAGACCGACCTCGACGGCGTCGAGCGGATCATCCTCGACGACATCTCCTTCACCATCCACAAGGGCGAGGTCCTCGGCATCGCCGGCGTGGAGGGCAACGGCCAGTCCGAACTGGTCGAGGCCATCATGGGCATCCGCACCCCCGACTCCGGCACGATCACCCTCGACGACACCGACATCTCCCACGCGCCCACCCGCCGCCGCCGCGAGGCCGGCGTCGGCTACATCCCCGAGGACCGCCACCGTCACGGCCTGCTCCTCGAGGCACCGCTGTGGGAGAACCGCATCCTCGGCCATGTCACCGAGCGGCCCAACTCCCGCGGCCAGCTGCTCGACATCAAGGCGTCCCGCACCGACACCGAGCGCATCATCCAGGCGTACGACGTCCGCACCCCCGGCATCGACGTCACCGCGGGCTCCCTGTCCGGCGGCAACCAGCAGAAGCTGATCGTCGGCCGCGAGATGAGCCACTCGCCCAAGCTGCTCATCGCCGCCCACCCCACCCGCGGTGTGGACGTCGGCGCGCAGGCCGCGATCTGGGACCACATCCGCGAGGCCCGCCGCGAGGGCCTGGCCGTGCTGCTGATCTCCGCCGACCTGGACGAGCTCATCGGCCTGTCCGACACCCTGCGGGTGATGTACCGCGGCCGACTGGTCGCCGACGCCGACCCCGCCACCATCACCCCCGAGGAGCTGGGCTCCGCCATGACCGGCGCGGTCACCGGCCACCTGGAGCACGCAGAGGGCTCCACAGGGGACTCCGCAGCGGTCTCCGCCGAGGACGACGAGGACGACGCCCGATGA
- a CDS encoding ABC transporter permease produces the protein MNKLTQRIDKERLLLAIAAPLLAVVAALVVTTLVILATGKNPGAAFSDMLTYGSASDSQVYILNKATTYYLAGVSVAIGFRMNLFNIGVDGQYRIAAFFAAVLGGALTTPGWISIPLIILCAMATGAVWAGIAGVLKVTRGVSEVISTIMLNAIATAIIAYLLQPGKLAELQAGGTVVSTSPLPESSYFFQIDTGASGELWGFIVIAVIIGIAYWFVLGRTRFGFDLRTVGQSESAASASGVSVKKMVATSMLISGAVAGLIGMPTLLNDSHQFSNDFPVGIGFTGIAIALLGRNNPVGIALGALLWGFLERTTNHLEFEGYDKEILGVIQGVIVLCVVIAYEVVRRYGLKRQQQRVGAELAAQAATPTQKQEVA, from the coding sequence ATGAACAAGCTGACCCAACGCATCGACAAGGAGCGGCTGCTCCTCGCCATCGCGGCCCCGCTGCTCGCGGTCGTCGCCGCGCTCGTCGTCACCACCCTGGTGATCCTCGCCACCGGCAAGAACCCGGGCGCCGCGTTCAGCGACATGCTGACCTACGGCTCCGCCAGCGACAGCCAGGTCTACATCCTCAACAAGGCGACGACGTACTACCTGGCGGGCGTCTCGGTGGCCATCGGCTTCCGGATGAACCTGTTCAACATCGGCGTCGACGGCCAGTACCGCATCGCCGCGTTCTTCGCAGCCGTCCTCGGTGGCGCGCTGACCACGCCGGGCTGGATCTCCATCCCGCTGATCATCCTGTGCGCCATGGCCACCGGCGCCGTGTGGGCGGGCATCGCGGGCGTTCTGAAGGTGACCCGCGGCGTGAGCGAGGTCATCTCGACGATCATGCTCAACGCGATCGCCACCGCGATCATCGCCTACCTGCTCCAGCCCGGAAAGCTCGCCGAACTCCAGGCCGGCGGCACCGTCGTCTCGACCAGTCCGCTGCCGGAGTCGTCGTACTTCTTCCAGATCGACACCGGCGCGTCGGGCGAGCTGTGGGGCTTCATCGTCATCGCCGTGATCATCGGTATCGCGTACTGGTTCGTGCTCGGCCGCACCCGGTTCGGCTTCGACCTGCGCACCGTCGGACAGTCCGAGTCCGCGGCCTCCGCGAGCGGTGTCTCGGTGAAGAAGATGGTCGCCACCAGCATGCTGATCTCGGGCGCGGTGGCCGGCCTGATCGGCATGCCGACCCTGCTGAACGACAGCCACCAGTTCAGCAACGACTTCCCCGTCGGCATCGGCTTCACCGGTATCGCCATCGCCCTGCTCGGCCGCAACAACCCGGTCGGCATCGCGCTGGGTGCCCTGCTGTGGGGCTTCCTGGAGCGCACCACCAACCACCTGGAGTTCGAGGGCTACGACAAGGAGATCCTCGGCGTGATCCAGGGCGTCATCGTCCTGTGCGTCGTCATCGCCTACGAGGTCGTACGACGCTACGGACTCAAGCGTCAGCAGCAGCGGGTCGGCGCCGAGCTCGCCGCCCAGGCCGCCACCCCGACCCAGAAGCAGGAGGTGGCGTGA
- a CDS encoding ABC transporter permease: protein MTATMTDTPPPAAPKADTATRSGRSLGQILMIVAGALLLVAAVRVISGSDQLTSEGQVSAALSLAVPIGLAGLAGLWSERSGVVNIGLEGMMILGTFGAGWIGWQSSPWLGLLCGVGFGVVGGLLHAVATVTFGVDHIVSGVAINLLALGTTQYLAKLFFVDGKAAEAGGNPKQSPPVDSLPNFDVPGLSSGLHSIENHHWFLISDIAGILGGLVTDLSVVTVIAAVLFVGSWWLLWRTPFGLRLRSCGENPIAAESLGVNVYKYKYMAVAVSGGLAGLGGAFLALVTSHTYLEGQTGGRGYIGLAAMIFGNWRPGGLAMGAGLFGYSDALQLRNGGETVHALLLLLFVLLLAMAGWKLYKKAHWQGGISLLVAAGVLVWYLLTDEVPSDFVGATPYVVTLLVLSLSAQRLRMPKADGMRYRKGQGK, encoded by the coding sequence ATGACTGCCACGATGACCGACACGCCGCCCCCCGCGGCCCCCAAGGCGGACACCGCCACCCGGTCGGGCCGCTCGCTCGGCCAGATCCTGATGATCGTCGCCGGTGCGCTGCTGCTCGTCGCCGCGGTCCGGGTCATCTCCGGCTCCGACCAGCTCACCTCCGAGGGCCAGGTCTCCGCGGCCCTCAGCCTCGCCGTGCCGATCGGTCTCGCCGGTCTCGCCGGTCTGTGGTCCGAGCGCTCCGGCGTGGTCAACATCGGCCTCGAAGGCATGATGATCCTCGGCACCTTCGGCGCCGGCTGGATCGGCTGGCAGTCCAGCCCCTGGCTCGGCCTGCTGTGCGGTGTCGGCTTCGGCGTCGTCGGCGGTCTGCTGCACGCGGTCGCGACCGTCACCTTCGGCGTCGACCACATCGTCTCCGGTGTGGCGATCAACCTTCTCGCGCTCGGCACCACGCAGTACCTCGCCAAGCTGTTCTTCGTGGACGGCAAGGCGGCGGAAGCGGGCGGCAACCCCAAGCAGTCCCCGCCCGTCGACTCGCTGCCCAACTTCGACGTACCGGGCCTGTCCAGCGGACTGCACTCCATCGAGAACCACCACTGGTTCCTGATCTCCGACATCGCCGGCATCCTCGGCGGCCTGGTCACCGACCTGTCCGTGGTGACGGTCATCGCGGCCGTGCTGTTCGTCGGCAGCTGGTGGCTGTTGTGGCGCACCCCGTTCGGCCTGCGCCTGCGGTCCTGCGGCGAGAACCCGATCGCCGCGGAGTCCCTCGGCGTCAACGTCTACAAGTACAAGTACATGGCCGTGGCCGTCTCCGGCGGCCTCGCCGGCCTCGGCGGTGCCTTCCTGGCCCTGGTCACCTCGCACACGTACCTCGAAGGCCAGACCGGCGGACGCGGTTACATCGGTCTCGCCGCCATGATCTTCGGCAACTGGCGGCCCGGTGGCCTCGCCATGGGCGCGGGCCTGTTCGGCTACTCCGACGCGCTCCAGCTGCGCAACGGCGGCGAGACCGTCCACGCGCTGCTGCTCCTGCTGTTCGTGCTGCTCCTGGCGATGGCAGGCTGGAAGCTGTACAAGAAGGCGCACTGGCAGGGCGGCATCAGCCTCCTGGTGGCCGCGGGCGTCCTGGTCTGGTACCTGCTCACCGACGAGGTCCCGAGCGACTTCGTGGGCGCCACCCCGTACGTCGTCACCCTGCTGGTGCTGTCGCTGTCCGCGCAGCGCCTGCGGATGCCCAAGGCGGACGGCATGCGCTACCGGAAGGGCCAGGGCAAGTGA
- a CDS encoding cytidine deaminase, protein MTPRSDVDWDALRERARDAMSRAYAPYSGYPVGVAALVDDGRTITGCNVENASYGLGLCAECGLVAELHNTGGGRLTHFTCVDGRGEVLVPCGRCRQLLYEFGGPDLLLETPAGILPLSEMLPQAFGPEHLTK, encoded by the coding sequence GTGACCCCGCGGTCCGACGTCGACTGGGACGCCCTGCGCGAGCGGGCCCGGGACGCCATGTCCCGGGCGTACGCCCCGTACTCCGGCTACCCGGTCGGCGTCGCCGCCCTGGTCGACGACGGCCGCACCATCACCGGCTGCAACGTCGAGAACGCCTCCTACGGCCTCGGCCTGTGCGCCGAGTGCGGTCTGGTCGCGGAGCTGCACAACACGGGGGGCGGCCGGCTCACGCACTTCACCTGCGTGGACGGCCGGGGCGAGGTCCTCGTCCCCTGCGGCCGCTGCCGTCAGCTGCTCTACGAGTTCGGCGGCCCGGACCTGCTCCTGGAGACCCCGGCGGGCATCCTGCCGCTGTCCGAGATGCTCCCGCAGGCCTTCGGGCCCGAGCACCTCACCAAGTAA